In one window of Frigoriglobus tundricola DNA:
- a CDS encoding tetratricopeptide repeat protein: protein MSNPNDPMPTPPDPKTDPAKADPKPDGTPAGAAERPHTGRSSFDFQLPKGVGSFSDLPPVEQPDEIGASTPHVSLPPRPASSKPPSGSGSFDFIELPEILPEPPAPADDALDLPFAIETTGDSGIELAPPAPSNGPASSILSGAARPTDEPTSDLFSVPDLTVPAASSDPPSSFVLGPGVPSAVPAGPSSGSFVLPPLSQNPAPSAPSTPDISTLLPPPEVPTAPPGTFTGDPAIAELELPVGELEPVDPASGWLDHPVVRPDAPPAARASFDFTLPAGVQSFGDLPPVPQPVPDDTNTAHAAIPPRPTATHPAAEATSFEFIELAEGDSAPPVDGAGVPVAPASGWLDSAIQSGPAAAPAEPVAGAEAASVPFDLGSPDVLDSSDILAGAQAEPALPAERSDVIAATAPTEAAAPDLSGETTDPDVFEDLALADEVPDSGTLLMSEGADGDSIHEMPDPLANPLFDSTRLNDRPDAPSGRVQDDATDYGAAPAFSSDASSILADLSEPIGPTGADSSSSVRVEEPGVGRTLTAGPADGAFDLTVADEPLPADLFEASPEGPATDATDWQEQSGSDLFADARTAAEVDLGADPADAVDLGELDLGSDPVSLSSAPSSIFSDQPAAPGANSGGSASVPLGAPEPPSDIAGADAADGDAVEFTDHPTLNSTAEPEQQPKSRRAGSGEVAPPPAAAEGGAIDWDAAGLADDENATRGIQKDASLSALLSSLQDDSSELPTRTERPVARIGEDDGADGPVVTVDWLASSGEGSAVSEAQVAEAKAAPTKKSKDRKEKDKPEERSQKKRTAPARAEGGDEITRGKPAGSGADDSGEQPKRKSAPSPKKGGGLLVGAVLGAVLVGGASAGVYFSGLVPNSEKVTQAPFPPGGPGPGGPGPVRPGMPARPGLGGPAGRPAPADPKVEFNTGGTAKALELLNATAPSTTQDKAAAGYVRLFAKLQEAAKANAAIIAADDAELKQARTDLEAVLADTEAVKTADGEKTAVQAAVQLGVSYEVAGDLPKARQVFTDAMTKFPKHAAVFEALIDRLDAADKIGGTSLRTAPKLGPGDAQRVLLALSVLLADEPKAEDAPEPGLFYWKAVNQAAGGKYPEAIDLIGKAKAAHVTRARALAGRGLNPLTDPLEQMFARSCDELTAYWKLRGELYGNPAVAAAIKKDGVAKTLDALAKAEKDLDAAKADTAKLDKDLKALKDAADLRTKQYQANEAAANKKIVEVTEERDRLEAQARKLKEQVASAEEFGKGVADALKPAVTLPEKWAPADVVAGVKAAAARATGPDLKTLVPNAMMAVGGGGLAAGQLLDIADRLTKAEAAAKAATDKLAADTAKLKTAHAAAVAKLTDDNAAAVKKLKDDNAAELKKLTEKYVADAKQLTDAHAAALKKLTDDNAAAVKKLKDESEAALKAEQARTAAEKKAAADKDASFQKQLANAVTPAQAMDLWLPTLTDLRRPSDADPALAAAVKARESAAPGSEDAAKAYTVTGVALLLKGNLSGAKDAFQTARRGAAYEAAKGKAWAKAADAGLEAVDDPLAPYRQPVVIPPVDAKTATKALDTGILAYKAGRYDEAAAALADAAKNDPADPVAWYYLGAARWVRGDTKQAEKDFSQGAEREKVSPVPARVVSAALAPIQGTVRDALDRARP, encoded by the coding sequence ATGTCCAACCCCAACGACCCGATGCCGACGCCCCCGGACCCGAAGACCGATCCGGCGAAGGCCGACCCGAAGCCGGACGGGACACCAGCCGGAGCGGCCGAGCGGCCGCACACCGGCCGCTCCTCGTTCGACTTCCAGTTGCCCAAGGGCGTGGGGTCTTTCAGCGACCTGCCGCCGGTCGAACAACCGGACGAGATCGGAGCAAGTACCCCCCACGTCAGCCTGCCGCCGCGCCCGGCCTCGTCGAAACCGCCCAGTGGGTCTGGGTCGTTCGACTTTATCGAACTCCCCGAGATCCTGCCCGAACCCCCGGCTCCGGCCGATGACGCACTCGATCTGCCGTTCGCGATCGAAACCACCGGGGACAGCGGAATCGAACTCGCGCCGCCGGCGCCGTCGAACGGACCGGCGTCCTCCATCCTCAGTGGCGCGGCGCGTCCAACGGACGAGCCGACGTCCGATCTGTTCAGCGTGCCGGATCTGACCGTACCGGCCGCCTCCTCCGACCCGCCGAGTTCGTTCGTCCTCGGCCCGGGGGTTCCGTCGGCCGTGCCGGCCGGTCCCAGTTCCGGCTCCTTCGTCCTCCCGCCGCTGTCCCAAAATCCGGCCCCGAGTGCGCCCAGCACGCCGGACATCTCCACGCTCCTGCCGCCCCCCGAAGTGCCGACGGCCCCGCCCGGCACGTTTACGGGCGATCCGGCGATCGCGGAGCTGGAACTGCCGGTGGGCGAGTTGGAACCCGTCGATCCGGCCTCGGGCTGGCTCGATCACCCGGTCGTCCGCCCCGACGCCCCGCCCGCGGCCCGCGCGTCGTTCGACTTCACGCTCCCGGCGGGGGTGCAGTCGTTTGGCGATTTGCCGCCGGTCCCGCAGCCGGTCCCCGACGACACGAACACGGCACACGCCGCGATCCCGCCGCGCCCGACCGCCACGCACCCGGCGGCCGAGGCGACCTCGTTCGAGTTCATTGAGTTGGCCGAAGGCGATTCTGCACCGCCGGTGGACGGTGCCGGCGTTCCGGTCGCGCCCGCGTCCGGCTGGCTCGATTCCGCGATCCAATCGGGGCCAGCGGCCGCCCCGGCCGAGCCGGTCGCGGGGGCCGAGGCCGCGTCGGTGCCGTTCGACCTGGGTTCGCCCGATGTTCTGGACAGTTCGGACATTCTCGCCGGCGCACAAGCCGAGCCGGCGCTGCCCGCCGAACGGTCCGACGTGATCGCGGCAACGGCCCCGACCGAGGCGGCGGCCCCCGATTTGTCGGGGGAAACCACTGATCCGGACGTGTTCGAAGACCTGGCCCTGGCCGACGAAGTGCCCGACAGCGGCACGCTCCTGATGAGCGAGGGCGCCGACGGCGATTCGATTCACGAAATGCCGGACCCGCTGGCCAACCCGCTGTTCGACTCCACGCGGCTGAACGACCGGCCCGACGCGCCCTCGGGCCGGGTGCAGGACGACGCGACCGACTACGGCGCCGCCCCGGCCTTTTCGAGCGACGCGTCCAGCATCCTCGCGGACCTGAGCGAGCCGATCGGGCCGACCGGAGCGGACTCGTCGTCCTCGGTGCGGGTGGAAGAGCCGGGCGTGGGCCGCACGCTCACCGCCGGCCCGGCCGATGGCGCGTTCGATCTGACCGTGGCGGACGAGCCGCTGCCGGCCGACCTGTTCGAAGCGTCGCCCGAGGGCCCGGCGACCGATGCGACCGACTGGCAGGAGCAGAGCGGGTCCGATCTGTTCGCCGATGCCCGAACGGCCGCGGAGGTCGATCTCGGGGCCGATCCCGCAGACGCCGTGGACCTCGGCGAACTGGACCTCGGTAGCGACCCGGTGTCGCTCTCGTCCGCGCCGTCGAGCATCTTCTCCGACCAACCGGCCGCACCGGGCGCCAACTCCGGCGGTTCGGCGAGCGTGCCGCTCGGCGCCCCCGAACCCCCGAGCGACATCGCGGGCGCCGACGCGGCGGACGGCGACGCGGTCGAGTTCACCGACCACCCCACTCTCAACAGCACCGCCGAGCCCGAGCAGCAACCGAAGTCGCGCCGCGCGGGTTCGGGCGAAGTCGCACCCCCGCCGGCCGCGGCGGAGGGCGGGGCCATCGATTGGGACGCGGCGGGGCTCGCCGACGACGAGAACGCCACGCGTGGCATCCAGAAGGACGCTTCGCTCTCGGCCCTACTGAGTTCGCTGCAAGACGACTCATCGGAACTCCCCACACGCACCGAGCGCCCGGTCGCCCGGATCGGCGAGGACGACGGCGCCGACGGCCCGGTCGTGACCGTGGACTGGCTCGCGAGTTCCGGCGAGGGCTCCGCGGTGAGCGAAGCACAAGTCGCGGAGGCCAAAGCCGCACCGACGAAGAAGTCGAAAGACCGCAAAGAGAAAGACAAGCCCGAGGAGCGGAGCCAGAAGAAGCGCACCGCACCGGCTCGCGCCGAGGGCGGCGACGAAATCACAAGGGGGAAGCCGGCCGGGAGCGGGGCAGACGATTCCGGCGAACAGCCGAAGCGCAAGTCGGCCCCATCGCCCAAGAAGGGCGGCGGCCTCCTTGTTGGCGCCGTACTCGGCGCGGTGCTGGTCGGCGGCGCATCGGCCGGCGTGTACTTCAGCGGTCTCGTGCCGAATTCCGAGAAGGTCACGCAGGCCCCCTTCCCCCCCGGCGGACCCGGGCCCGGTGGTCCCGGCCCGGTTCGCCCCGGCATGCCCGCACGTCCCGGGCTGGGCGGTCCCGCCGGCCGACCGGCCCCCGCCGATCCGAAAGTCGAGTTCAACACGGGCGGCACGGCCAAGGCACTGGAACTGCTGAACGCAACGGCACCGAGCACGACTCAAGATAAGGCGGCGGCCGGGTACGTGCGCCTGTTCGCCAAATTGCAAGAGGCGGCCAAGGCGAATGCCGCAATCATTGCGGCCGATGACGCCGAGTTGAAGCAAGCCCGCACCGACCTCGAAGCCGTTCTGGCCGACACCGAGGCCGTAAAAACGGCCGACGGCGAGAAGACGGCCGTACAAGCGGCCGTGCAGCTCGGCGTCTCCTACGAGGTGGCGGGCGACCTTCCCAAAGCGCGCCAGGTGTTCACCGACGCGATGACGAAGTTCCCGAAGCACGCCGCCGTGTTTGAGGCGCTCATTGACCGCCTCGACGCCGCGGACAAGATCGGGGGTACGTCGCTCCGAACGGCGCCGAAACTCGGCCCCGGGGACGCACAACGCGTTCTGCTCGCGTTGAGCGTCCTGCTGGCCGATGAACCGAAGGCCGAGGACGCCCCCGAACCGGGGCTCTTCTACTGGAAAGCCGTCAATCAGGCCGCCGGCGGGAAGTACCCCGAGGCCATCGACCTCATCGGCAAGGCCAAGGCGGCTCACGTCACGCGGGCGCGGGCACTGGCGGGCCGCGGCCTGAACCCGCTCACCGACCCGCTCGAACAGATGTTCGCCCGGAGCTGCGACGAACTGACCGCGTACTGGAAGCTGCGGGGCGAGTTGTACGGCAACCCCGCCGTCGCCGCCGCGATCAAGAAAGACGGCGTCGCCAAGACCCTGGACGCGCTCGCCAAAGCCGAAAAGGATCTTGATGCCGCGAAGGCCGACACCGCCAAGCTGGACAAGGACTTGAAGGCACTGAAAGACGCGGCCGATCTCCGCACGAAGCAGTACCAGGCCAATGAAGCGGCAGCCAACAAGAAGATTGTCGAAGTGACCGAGGAACGCGATCGTCTCGAAGCTCAGGCGCGGAAACTGAAGGAGCAGGTCGCGTCCGCAGAGGAGTTCGGCAAAGGCGTCGCGGACGCGCTCAAGCCCGCGGTCACGTTACCGGAGAAGTGGGCACCGGCGGACGTGGTCGCCGGCGTGAAGGCGGCCGCGGCCCGCGCCACCGGCCCGGACCTCAAGACGCTCGTCCCCAACGCGATGATGGCGGTCGGCGGCGGCGGGCTGGCCGCCGGGCAGTTGCTCGACATCGCGGACCGGCTCACCAAGGCGGAAGCGGCGGCGAAGGCGGCGACCGACAAACTGGCCGCCGATACCGCCAAGCTCAAGACCGCCCACGCCGCCGCGGTCGCAAAGCTCACCGACGACAACGCCGCCGCGGTCAAGAAGCTCAAGGACGACAACGCCGCCGAGCTAAAGAAGCTCACCGAGAAGTACGTGGCGGACGCCAAGCAACTCACCGACGCCCACGCCGCCGCGCTGAAGAAGCTCACCGACGACAACGCCGCCGCGGTCAAGAAGCTCAAGGACGAGAGCGAAGCGGCGCTGAAGGCGGAGCAGGCCCGGACCGCGGCCGAGAAGAAGGCGGCGGCGGACAAGGACGCCAGTTTCCAAAAGCAACTGGCGAACGCGGTCACCCCGGCACAGGCGATGGACCTCTGGCTGCCGACGCTGACCGACCTGCGGCGGCCGTCCGATGCCGATCCGGCGCTCGCGGCCGCGGTCAAGGCCCGTGAGAGCGCGGCACCGGGGTCCGAGGACGCCGCCAAGGCTTATACCGTGACCGGCGTGGCGCTGCTCCTCAAGGGCAACCTGTCGGGCGCGAAGGACGCGTTCCAGACGGCCCGACGGGGCGCCGCGTATGAAGCGGCCAAGGGCAAAGCATGGGCGAAGGCGGCCGACGCCGGCCTGGAGGCGGTGGACGACCCGCTCGCGCCGTACCGGCAGCCGGTGGTGATCCCGCCGGTGGACGCGAAGACCGCGACCAAGGCCCTCGATACGGGCATCCTGGCGTACAAGGCGGGCCGGTACGACGAAGCCGCGGCGGCACTGGCCGATGCCGCGAAGAACGACCCGGCCGACCCGGTCGCGTGGTACTACCTCGGGGCCGCCCGCTGGGTGCGGGGCGACACCAAACAGGCCGAGAAGGACTTCAGCCAGGGCGCGGAGCGGGAGAAGGTGTCGCCCGTGCCCGCCCGCGTGGTGAGCGCGGCCCTCGCACCCATCCAGGGCACGGTCCGCGACGCACTCGACCGCGCGCGGCCCTGA
- the lptB gene encoding LPS export ABC transporter ATP-binding protein: protein MPLLEVEGLVKYYGRRAVVNGVSFNVDAGEIVGLLGPNGAGKTTSFRMATGQITPNDGKVTFNGEDVTSLPMYQRARRGMGYLSQEPSVFRKLSVEGNLIAILEALPRSRKLGRKLTRTERWDRTNEALKRFKLDVVRKNTAGRCSGGEKRRLEIARCLVCEPLLILLDEPFAAVDPKTTEDIRANIRELADAGIGILITDHNVREVFRTADRVYLITAGKVVTRGTPMELVNDQIAIDAYLGRSFEEDGFTRHFDARGKVSGPGPVASPSPVFSAPRSWASPAPAAQPAAPEPALQAPPVTPAPAFPSAPPSPFGTGTPPPAAAPAGGSMSAVLEQEKVRRAVEGLADARTVQASMLELASRGLVAVSSLLDAMERRDATLRRRAFEMLGFVAKEYAPFDYDPDAPAEVRLRQVAYLRARLERRR, encoded by the coding sequence ATGCCGCTGTTGGAAGTTGAAGGGCTGGTAAAGTACTACGGCCGACGGGCGGTGGTGAACGGCGTGTCGTTCAACGTGGACGCCGGCGAGATCGTCGGTCTGCTGGGGCCGAACGGGGCCGGCAAGACCACCAGTTTCCGCATGGCAACCGGTCAGATCACGCCCAACGACGGCAAGGTGACCTTCAACGGCGAGGACGTCACGTCCTTACCCATGTACCAGCGGGCGCGGCGGGGGATGGGGTACCTGTCCCAAGAACCGAGCGTGTTCCGCAAGCTGTCGGTCGAGGGGAACCTCATCGCCATCCTCGAGGCCCTCCCGCGCAGCCGCAAGCTCGGCCGCAAGTTGACCCGCACCGAGCGCTGGGACCGGACCAACGAAGCGCTGAAGCGGTTCAAACTCGACGTGGTACGCAAGAACACCGCCGGGCGCTGCTCCGGTGGCGAGAAGCGCCGGCTCGAAATCGCCCGCTGCCTGGTCTGCGAACCGCTCTTGATTCTACTCGACGAGCCGTTTGCGGCGGTGGACCCGAAGACCACCGAGGACATCCGGGCGAACATCCGCGAACTGGCCGACGCCGGAATCGGCATTCTGATCACCGACCACAACGTGCGTGAGGTGTTCCGCACGGCCGACCGGGTGTACCTCATCACCGCCGGCAAGGTGGTCACCCGCGGCACCCCGATGGAACTGGTGAACGACCAGATCGCGATCGACGCGTACCTGGGCCGCAGCTTCGAAGAGGACGGGTTCACCCGGCACTTCGACGCCCGCGGCAAAGTTTCGGGGCCGGGGCCGGTCGCGTCCCCGTCGCCTGTCTTTTCCGCGCCCCGGTCGTGGGCGTCGCCCGCACCCGCGGCACAGCCGGCCGCGCCGGAACCGGCCCTGCAAGCCCCGCCCGTGACGCCCGCGCCGGCGTTCCCGTCCGCGCCGCCGTCGCCGTTCGGGACGGGCACGCCCCCGCCCGCCGCCGCGCCGGCCGGCGGGTCCATGTCCGCCGTGCTGGAGCAGGAGAAGGTGCGCCGGGCCGTCGAGGGACTGGCCGACGCCCGGACGGTGCAGGCTTCGATGCTGGAACTGGCGTCGCGCGGCCTCGTGGCCGTTTCGAGCCTGCTCGACGCGATGGAGCGCCGCGACGCGACGCTCCGCCGCCGGGCGTTCGAGATGCTGGGCTTCGTCGCCAAGGAGTACGCGCCGTTCGACTACGACCCCGACGCCCCCGCGGAGGTCCGGTTGCGTCAGGTCGCCTACCTCCGTGCCCGTCTCGAGCGCCGCCGCTAA
- a CDS encoding DinB family protein translates to MPSPAELADLYLAGAAQLRAAVAGMTREQLLARPVAGKWSTLEVVCHLADFDPILVERMKRIIALSADVPLLLAADENLFVKALQYHERDVEEELAVIDATRRQMARIIRGLQPEQLQLTGNHNKRGLQTLEKVIQMAIGHTGHHLPFIAEKRNALGA, encoded by the coding sequence ATGCCGTCCCCAGCCGAACTGGCCGATCTGTACCTCGCCGGCGCCGCCCAACTGCGGGCGGCGGTCGCCGGGATGACCCGCGAACAGCTCCTCGCGCGCCCGGTGGCCGGGAAGTGGAGCACGCTGGAGGTCGTTTGCCACCTCGCCGACTTCGACCCGATCCTGGTCGAGCGCATGAAGCGCATCATCGCCCTCTCCGCGGACGTGCCGCTCCTCCTGGCCGCCGACGAGAACCTGTTCGTGAAGGCGTTGCAGTACCACGAGCGGGACGTGGAAGAAGAACTGGCGGTGATCGACGCCACGCGCCGACAGATGGCGCGGATCATTCGCGGCCTTCAGCCGGAGCAGTTGCAGCTCACCGGCAACCACAACAAGAGGGGGCTCCAGACCCTGGAGAAGGTGATCCAGATGGCCATCGGCCACACCGGGCACCACCTCCCGTTCATCGCCGAGAAGCGCAATGCACTGGGTGCGTAA
- a CDS encoding RNA polymerase sigma factor, producing MSRALQTLRLLTAEPDQSDGQLLEAYAARRDGAAFAELVRRHGPMVWGVCRRALPNRQDAEDAFQATFLVLVRKPGAVRPPDRVGNWLHGVAVRTAQKAGKVVSRRREHQVESLPEPETVAEGIWHDLVPVLDREVARLPEKYRLPVVLCDLEGSTRREAAARLGWPEGTVAGRLALGRAMLARRLARHGLAVSGGVLATVLSGPSARAVAPAQLFGSTIRTAAGGAFRPGVTVLAEEVLRAMSATRFIALAAVVVVAAIGGGMALWAQPIPGDRPSAVPVKRAPAPAKAKDRTVDIAWGQEVNGLQAGVGFAPARSRPYQVGETVTLAVFLRNVSGREMTFEYADGFLYEEPPTVVDAAGKPVSVSYEAIGGERIRRRQKLTLAAGEVVEVERTQRLLSPDRGRRAEPPTIYVGPGRYKVSFSGVPPHDKPAPAARLSTGQIDMEVVVETLTPVFGQDGWRFAATYLNTTTAVADLPTLLRESSIVLDGKTYPRQILKFAGNSKLPPGERWAFSVGAVEYLGRDFVLGEGKHTLTLKFGGQEFGPVEFEWRK from the coding sequence ATGAGCCGGGCACTTCAAACGCTCCGCCTGTTAACCGCGGAGCCCGACCAGTCGGACGGGCAACTGCTGGAGGCCTACGCCGCCCGCCGGGACGGGGCCGCGTTCGCCGAACTGGTGCGCCGCCACGGCCCGATGGTCTGGGGCGTGTGTCGCCGGGCCTTACCGAACCGACAGGACGCGGAGGACGCGTTCCAGGCCACCTTCCTGGTGCTGGTCCGCAAGCCCGGTGCGGTTCGGCCGCCGGACCGAGTCGGGAACTGGCTGCACGGGGTCGCCGTGCGGACCGCGCAGAAGGCCGGCAAGGTCGTCTCCCGCCGGCGCGAGCACCAGGTCGAGTCCCTCCCCGAACCGGAGACGGTCGCCGAGGGCATCTGGCACGACCTGGTCCCGGTCCTCGACCGGGAGGTGGCCCGGCTGCCGGAAAAGTACCGACTGCCGGTGGTCCTGTGCGATCTGGAAGGAAGCACCCGGCGGGAGGCCGCGGCCCGTCTCGGCTGGCCCGAGGGGACCGTCGCCGGGCGGCTCGCGCTGGGTCGGGCCATGCTCGCCCGGCGGCTCGCCCGTCACGGGTTGGCGGTCTCGGGCGGGGTTCTGGCCACGGTGCTGTCCGGGCCGAGCGCCCGCGCCGTGGCGCCCGCGCAACTGTTTGGTTCAACGATCCGGACGGCCGCGGGCGGGGCGTTCCGTCCCGGGGTCACCGTACTCGCAGAAGAGGTACTCCGCGCCATGTCAGCGACCCGATTCATCGCCCTCGCCGCGGTCGTCGTTGTGGCGGCGATTGGTGGCGGCATGGCCCTTTGGGCACAGCCGATACCCGGTGACCGCCCGTCGGCGGTTCCCGTGAAACGAGCACCGGCACCGGCAAAAGCGAAGGACCGGACCGTGGACATTGCGTGGGGTCAGGAGGTGAACGGGCTGCAAGCCGGGGTCGGGTTCGCCCCGGCACGAAGCAGACCGTACCAGGTCGGCGAGACGGTCACGCTGGCGGTCTTCCTGCGGAACGTCAGCGGCCGGGAGATGACGTTCGAATACGCGGACGGCTTCCTGTACGAGGAGCCGCCCACGGTGGTGGACGCCGCGGGCAAGCCCGTGAGCGTGTCGTACGAGGCCATCGGCGGGGAGCGGATCCGGCGCCGGCAGAAGCTGACCCTGGCCGCCGGGGAGGTGGTGGAAGTCGAGCGGACCCAGCGGCTGCTCTCGCCGGACCGTGGCAGAAGAGCCGAACCGCCGACAATCTACGTCGGCCCCGGTCGGTACAAGGTGAGCTTCTCCGGCGTTCCGCCCCACGACAAGCCCGCGCCGGCCGCTCGACTCTCGACCGGACAGATCGACATGGAAGTCGTGGTCGAGACGCTGACCCCGGTCTTCGGTCAAGACGGCTGGCGGTTCGCGGCGACGTACCTGAACACGACGACGGCCGTCGCGGACCTGCCGACGCTTCTGCGCGAGTCGTCTATCGTGCTGGACGGGAAAACGTACCCGCGTCAGATCCTGAAATTCGCCGGGAACTCGAAATTGCCTCCGGGGGAACGGTGGGCCTTCTCCGTCGGGGCCGTGGAGTACCTCGGCCGGGACTTTGTCCTGGGGGAGGGGAAGCACACGTTGACGCTCAAGTTCGGGGGACAGGAGTTCGGGCCGGTGGAGTTCGAGTGGCGGAAGTGA
- a CDS encoding LysR substrate-binding domain-containing protein, producing the protein MELRHLRYFIAVAEELNFTRAALRVGIGQPPLSQQIRDLEKELGASLFRRLPHGVELTRVGEAFLPEARAVLDQANRAARTAQRASRGEYGRLRVGFTGSAAFRPEVPAAIRDFRRRYPHVDLTLEEAPTADLIERLMTGDLDAAFVRPGRSNPEGMRVRDLGAEAMMAVLPAAHRLARSSSIPFAALAGEPLVLFPRTAGPGFFDAIMEACRRAGFEPVLGSVAPQLTSVANLVAAGMGVSVVPESVAQVRVQGVRYRRLTGEPPVAHLVLVTRLVEESIVVSNFLGLVSARG; encoded by the coding sequence ATGGAACTCCGCCACCTCCGCTACTTCATTGCCGTCGCCGAGGAACTGAACTTCACTCGGGCAGCCCTTCGCGTCGGCATCGGCCAACCGCCGCTGAGTCAGCAGATTCGCGACCTGGAGAAGGAACTCGGTGCCTCTCTGTTCCGTCGGCTCCCCCACGGCGTCGAACTCACCCGCGTCGGGGAAGCATTCCTGCCCGAGGCGCGGGCCGTTCTCGATCAGGCGAACCGAGCCGCGCGGACGGCGCAGCGGGCAAGCCGGGGCGAGTATGGACGGCTCCGGGTTGGGTTCACTGGCTCGGCTGCGTTTCGGCCCGAGGTTCCCGCTGCGATTCGCGATTTTCGTCGGAGGTACCCCCATGTGGATTTGACGCTGGAAGAGGCACCAACGGCCGACCTGATCGAACGATTGATGACCGGAGACCTAGATGCGGCCTTCGTCCGTCCTGGGCGTTCTAATCCGGAGGGGATGAGAGTTCGTGATCTCGGCGCGGAGGCGATGATGGCGGTGCTTCCGGCCGCCCACCGGCTCGCTAGGTCTTCGAGCATTCCCTTTGCAGCTCTGGCCGGCGAACCGCTGGTGCTGTTCCCGCGAACGGCCGGGCCGGGATTTTTCGACGCGATCATGGAGGCTTGCCGACGGGCCGGATTCGAGCCGGTTCTGGGATCGGTCGCACCGCAATTGACATCCGTTGCCAATCTGGTGGCGGCCGGGATGGGTGTGTCGGTTGTGCCCGAGTCAGTGGCTCAAGTACGTGTGCAGGGAGTCCGGTATCGCCGGCTGACAGGAGAACCGCCAGTCGCGCATCTGGTGCTGGTAACCCGACTCGTGGAAGAGTCGATCGTGGTCTCCAACTTCCTTGGATTAGTTTCCGCCAGAGGTTAA
- a CDS encoding transposase has translation MPAHAKDAVVAWVQQHEDRLAVFYLPRYSPELNPDEYLNNDLKGQVHDAGLPDTSKTLRSRIQRFMHKLLMLPKHVMSYFLHPKVNYCASG, from the coding sequence TTGCCCGCCCACGCCAAGGATGCGGTCGTCGCTTGGGTCCAACAGCATGAGGATCGGCTCGCCGTGTTTTATCTGCCCCGGTACAGTCCCGAATTGAACCCCGACGAGTATCTCAACAACGACCTGAAGGGGCAGGTGCATGACGCCGGCTTGCCCGACACGAGCAAAACCCTGCGCTCGCGAATCCAACGCTTCATGCACAAGCTCCTGATGCTACCCAAACATGTGATGAGCTACTTCCTCCATCCAAAAGTAAACTATTGCGCATCAGGTTAA
- the tnpA gene encoding IS66 family insertion sequence element accessory protein TnpA — MPAVPAASRRDPAATRRRWAERLERFRRSGQTIAQFCAAEGVSPPSFYVWRRTLADHAPSPVPVTPTLVPIRLTPSPAGPPIEVVFPSGTVLRFPVDARPEVIAALVHAVEGRPC; from the coding sequence GTGCCTGCTGTCCCTGCTGCCTCTCGCCGTGACCCGGCCGCCACCCGTCGCCGGTGGGCCGAACGACTCGAACGGTTCCGCCGGTCGGGGCAGACGATCGCTCAGTTCTGTGCCGCCGAGGGCGTCTCACCGCCGTCCTTTTATGTGTGGCGGCGAACCCTCGCGGACCACGCCCCATCACCCGTACCGGTCACTCCGACGCTCGTCCCCATCCGCCTGACCCCGTCGCCCGCCGGACCGCCGATCGAGGTGGTGTTCCCGTCGGGAACCGTCCTGCGGTTCCCGGTCGATGCCCGACCGGAGGTCATCGCCGCCCTCGTGCATGCGGTGGAGGGGCGCCCGTGCTGA
- the tnpB gene encoding IS66 family insertion sequence element accessory protein TnpB (TnpB, as the term is used for proteins encoded by IS66 family insertion elements, is considered an accessory protein, since TnpC, encoded by a neighboring gene, is a DDE family transposase.) produces MLSIPPTTQLWYGGAVDLRLGFDGLYRHVQSTLQADPLSGHLFIFTNRSANRLKALYWTRHGLCLWCQRLERGRYHFPTPTDRKLELTATEFAMILDGIDYSSAKRFTRYCRPKASESDLRTRTS; encoded by the coding sequence GTGCTGAGCATTCCACCCACCACCCAGCTCTGGTACGGCGGGGCCGTCGATCTGCGCCTCGGGTTCGACGGCCTGTACCGCCACGTCCAATCCACGCTTCAGGCCGATCCCTTGAGCGGGCATCTGTTCATTTTCACCAATCGCTCGGCCAACCGGCTCAAGGCCCTGTACTGGACCCGCCACGGGCTCTGCTTGTGGTGCCAGCGACTCGAGCGCGGGCGGTACCACTTCCCCACCCCGACCGACCGCAAACTCGAACTCACCGCCACCGAGTTCGCCATGATCCTCGACGGCATCGACTACTCGTCGGCCAAACGTTTCACCCGTTATTGTCGCCCGAAAGCGTCCGAATCCGACTTGCGCACCCGCACGTCCTGA